The Triticum aestivum cultivar Chinese Spring chromosome 3A, IWGSC CS RefSeq v2.1, whole genome shotgun sequence genome includes a region encoding these proteins:
- the LOC123062729 gene encoding polypyrimidine tract-binding protein homolog 3 isoform X1 — protein MAEPSRVIHIRNVGHEISETDLLQVVQPFGAVAKLVMLRTKNQALVQMEDLSASISAIQYYTTIQPSVRGRNVYLQYSSHQELTTDQSSHGRNPDQDEPNRILLVTVHHMLYPMTVEVLHQVFSPYGFVEKIVTFQKTAGFQALIQFQSRQSAIQAAGALHGRNIYDGCCQLDIQYSNLSELQVHYNNDRSRDFTNPSLPTEQRPRSSQLGYNDPSLFGFQQPGGKTLQFSFTFFIIHSGHLIKSILTSFLQSSFRATAAYGQAAVIAAAFGGTLPPGVTGTNDRCTLIVSNLNSDKVDADKLFNLFSIYGNIVRIKVLRNKPDHALVQMADGLQAELAIHYLKGAMLLGQKLEVNFSKYPSITPAPDAHDYSTSNLNRFNSNVAKNYRHCCAPTKIIHISALSPEISEDTILEHLGEHGTIVKSKLFEASGKTQALVQFESEEEATEALVCKHASKLEGSTIRISFSQMQNI, from the exons ATGGCCGAGCCCTCCAGGGTGATCCACATCCGGAACGTCGGGCATGAGATCTCCGAG ACCGACCTGCTCCAGGTGGTGCAGCCGTTTGGAGCGGTCGCCAAGCTCGTCATGCTGCGCACCAAGAACCAG GCCCTTGTCCAGATGGAGGACCTGTCTGCTTCAATTAGCGCCATCCAATACTACACTACGATTCAACCTAGCGTGAG GGGAAGAAACGTATACTTGCAGTACTCATCTCACCAGGAACTGACTACTGATCAGAGCTCTCATGGACGGAATCCTGATCAG GATGAACCCAACCGAATTCTCTTAGTTACCGTTCATCATATGCTCTATCCTATGACCGTCGAGGTGCTTCATCAAGTGTTTTCTCCTTATGGATTTGTGGAGAAGATTGTCACATTTCAAAAGACTGCTG GTTTTCAAGCCCTTATACAGTTTCAGTCACGCCAGAGTGCAATACAAGCAGCTGGTGCTTTGCAT GGACGGAACATTTATGATGGTTGCTGCCAGCTAGATATTCAGTACTCAAA TCTCAGCGAGTTGCAAGTTCACTACAACAATGATAGATCTAG aGATTTCACAAATCCATCTTTGCCCACAGAGCAACGCCCAAGATCCTCTCAG CTTGGTTATAATGATCCTAGCCTTTTTGGTTTCCAACAGCCTGGAGGTAAGACATTGCAATTTTCCTTCACATTTTTCATTATTCACTCTGGTCATCTTATTAAAAGTATATTAACTTCTTTCCTTCAATCTTCTTTCCGGGCTACAGCTGCATATGGACAG GCTGCAGTGATTGCTGCTGCATTTGGCGGAACATTGCCTCCTGGAGTGACTGGTACCAATGATCGCTGCACACTTATAGTTAGCAACTTGAACAGTGAT AAAGTCGATGCGGATAAGCTCTTCAATCTATTTTCTATTTATGGAAATATAGTGAGAATCAAGGTACTCCGCAACAAGCCAGACCATGCCCTTGTCCAGATGGCTGATGGGCTTCAGGCTGAGCTTGCTATACACTATTTAAAG GGAGCAATGTTACTTGGGCAGAAACTGGAAGTGAACTTCTCTAAGTACCCGAGCATTACCCCTGCTCCTGATGCACATGACTACTCAACCTCCAATCTTAACCGGTTCAACAGTAATGTGGCTAAGAACTACCGCCATTGCTGTGCTCCAACCAAGATCATCCACATCTCAGCGCTTTCACCAGAGATATCCGAGGACACGATCCTTGAACACCTAGGTGAGCATGGCACCATCGTCAAGTCAAAGCTGTTTGAGGCGAGTGGCAAGACGCAGGCTCTTGTGCAGTTTGAGAGCGAGGAAGAGGCGACCGAAGCGCTGGTCTGTAAGCATGCGAGCAAGCTGGAGGGATCCACCATTAGGATTTCTTTCTCCCAGATGCAGAACATATAG
- the LOC123062729 gene encoding polypyrimidine tract-binding protein homolog 3 isoform X2, which produces MAEPSRVIHIRNVGHEISETDLLQVVQPFGAVAKLVMLRTKNQALVQMEDLSASISAIQYYTTIQPSVRGRNVYLQYSSHQELTTDQSSHGRNPDQDEPNRILLVTVHHMLYPMTVEVLHQVFSPYGFVEKIVTFQKTAGFQALIQFQSRQSAIQAAGALHGRNIYDGCCQLDIQYSNLSELQVHYNNDRSRDFTNPSLPTEQRPRSSQLGYNDPSLFGFQQPGAAYGQAAVIAAAFGGTLPPGVTGTNDRCTLIVSNLNSDKVDADKLFNLFSIYGNIVRIKVLRNKPDHALVQMADGLQAELAIHYLKGAMLLGQKLEVNFSKYPSITPAPDAHDYSTSNLNRFNSNVAKNYRHCCAPTKIIHISALSPEISEDTILEHLGEHGTIVKSKLFEASGKTQALVQFESEEEATEALVCKHASKLEGSTIRISFSQMQNI; this is translated from the exons ATGGCCGAGCCCTCCAGGGTGATCCACATCCGGAACGTCGGGCATGAGATCTCCGAG ACCGACCTGCTCCAGGTGGTGCAGCCGTTTGGAGCGGTCGCCAAGCTCGTCATGCTGCGCACCAAGAACCAG GCCCTTGTCCAGATGGAGGACCTGTCTGCTTCAATTAGCGCCATCCAATACTACACTACGATTCAACCTAGCGTGAG GGGAAGAAACGTATACTTGCAGTACTCATCTCACCAGGAACTGACTACTGATCAGAGCTCTCATGGACGGAATCCTGATCAG GATGAACCCAACCGAATTCTCTTAGTTACCGTTCATCATATGCTCTATCCTATGACCGTCGAGGTGCTTCATCAAGTGTTTTCTCCTTATGGATTTGTGGAGAAGATTGTCACATTTCAAAAGACTGCTG GTTTTCAAGCCCTTATACAGTTTCAGTCACGCCAGAGTGCAATACAAGCAGCTGGTGCTTTGCAT GGACGGAACATTTATGATGGTTGCTGCCAGCTAGATATTCAGTACTCAAA TCTCAGCGAGTTGCAAGTTCACTACAACAATGATAGATCTAG aGATTTCACAAATCCATCTTTGCCCACAGAGCAACGCCCAAGATCCTCTCAG CTTGGTTATAATGATCCTAGCCTTTTTGGTTTCCAACAGCCTGGAG CTGCATATGGACAG GCTGCAGTGATTGCTGCTGCATTTGGCGGAACATTGCCTCCTGGAGTGACTGGTACCAATGATCGCTGCACACTTATAGTTAGCAACTTGAACAGTGAT AAAGTCGATGCGGATAAGCTCTTCAATCTATTTTCTATTTATGGAAATATAGTGAGAATCAAGGTACTCCGCAACAAGCCAGACCATGCCCTTGTCCAGATGGCTGATGGGCTTCAGGCTGAGCTTGCTATACACTATTTAAAG GGAGCAATGTTACTTGGGCAGAAACTGGAAGTGAACTTCTCTAAGTACCCGAGCATTACCCCTGCTCCTGATGCACATGACTACTCAACCTCCAATCTTAACCGGTTCAACAGTAATGTGGCTAAGAACTACCGCCATTGCTGTGCTCCAACCAAGATCATCCACATCTCAGCGCTTTCACCAGAGATATCCGAGGACACGATCCTTGAACACCTAGGTGAGCATGGCACCATCGTCAAGTCAAAGCTGTTTGAGGCGAGTGGCAAGACGCAGGCTCTTGTGCAGTTTGAGAGCGAGGAAGAGGCGACCGAAGCGCTGGTCTGTAAGCATGCGAGCAAGCTGGAGGGATCCACCATTAGGATTTCTTTCTCCCAGATGCAGAACATATAG
- the LOC123062729 gene encoding polypyrimidine tract-binding protein homolog 3 isoform X3 — MAEPSRVIHIRNVGHEISETDLLQVVQPFGAVAKLVMLRTKNQALVQMEDLSASISAIQYYTTIQPSVRGRNVYLQYSSHQELTTDQSSHGRNPDQDEPNRILLVTVHHMLYPMTVEVLHQVFSPYGFVEKIVTFQKTAGFQALIQFQSRQSAIQAAGALHGRNIYDGCCQLDIQYSNLSELQVHYNNDRSRDFTNPSLPTEQRPRSSQLGYNDPSLFGFQQPGAAYGQAAVIAAAFGGTLPPGVTGTNDRCTLIVSNLNSDKVDADKLFNLFSIYGNIVRIKVLRNKPDHALVQMADGLQAELAIHYLKVLCGHSTPTLVHSFVLPHYVFVVYITLDTIGIYFLLQGAMLLGQKLEVNFSKYPSITPAPDAHDYSTSNLNRFNSNVAKNYRHCCAPTKIIHISALSPEISEDTILEHLGEHGTIVKSKLFEASGKTQALVQFESEEEATEALVCKHASKLEGSTIRISFSQMQNI; from the exons ATGGCCGAGCCCTCCAGGGTGATCCACATCCGGAACGTCGGGCATGAGATCTCCGAG ACCGACCTGCTCCAGGTGGTGCAGCCGTTTGGAGCGGTCGCCAAGCTCGTCATGCTGCGCACCAAGAACCAG GCCCTTGTCCAGATGGAGGACCTGTCTGCTTCAATTAGCGCCATCCAATACTACACTACGATTCAACCTAGCGTGAG GGGAAGAAACGTATACTTGCAGTACTCATCTCACCAGGAACTGACTACTGATCAGAGCTCTCATGGACGGAATCCTGATCAG GATGAACCCAACCGAATTCTCTTAGTTACCGTTCATCATATGCTCTATCCTATGACCGTCGAGGTGCTTCATCAAGTGTTTTCTCCTTATGGATTTGTGGAGAAGATTGTCACATTTCAAAAGACTGCTG GTTTTCAAGCCCTTATACAGTTTCAGTCACGCCAGAGTGCAATACAAGCAGCTGGTGCTTTGCAT GGACGGAACATTTATGATGGTTGCTGCCAGCTAGATATTCAGTACTCAAA TCTCAGCGAGTTGCAAGTTCACTACAACAATGATAGATCTAG aGATTTCACAAATCCATCTTTGCCCACAGAGCAACGCCCAAGATCCTCTCAG CTTGGTTATAATGATCCTAGCCTTTTTGGTTTCCAACAGCCTGGAG CTGCATATGGACAG GCTGCAGTGATTGCTGCTGCATTTGGCGGAACATTGCCTCCTGGAGTGACTGGTACCAATGATCGCTGCACACTTATAGTTAGCAACTTGAACAGTGAT AAAGTCGATGCGGATAAGCTCTTCAATCTATTTTCTATTTATGGAAATATAGTGAGAATCAAGGTACTCCGCAACAAGCCAGACCATGCCCTTGTCCAGATGGCTGATGGGCTTCAGGCTGAGCTTGCTATACACTATTTAAAGGTACTTTGTGGTCACTCGACTCCTACCTTAGTTCATTCATTCGTCCTACCTCATTATGTGTTTGTGGTATATATCACCCTTGATACCATTGGAATTTATTTCCTACTACAGGGAGCAATGTTACTTGGGCAGAAACTGGAAGTGAACTTCTCTAAGTACCCGAGCATTACCCCTGCTCCTGATGCACATGACTACTCAACCTCCAATCTTAACCGGTTCAACAGTAATGTGGCTAAGAACTACCGCCATTGCTGTGCTCCAACCAAGATCATCCACATCTCAGCGCTTTCACCAGAGATATCCGAGGACACGATCCTTGAACACCTAGGTGAGCATGGCACCATCGTCAAGTCAAAGCTGTTTGAGGCGAGTGGCAAGACGCAGGCTCTTGTGCAGTTTGAGAGCGAGGAAGAGGCGACCGAAGCGCTGGTCTGTAAGCATGCGAGCAAGCTGGAGGGATCCACCATTAGGATTTCTTTCTCCCAGATGCAGAACATATAG
- the LOC123062730 gene encoding protein LIKE COV 2: MAEEKESTSVPLSQAAEAVDPEDPAKSPPRPSSPTTSTRKACCAVLQSWVSRKFMTGCVVLFPVAFTFFITWWFVQFVDGFFSPLYAKLGVNIFGLGFLTSLAFIFLAGIFVSSWLGSTVFWLGEWFIKKMPFVKHIYSASKQVSTAISPDQNTTAFKEVAIIRHPRVGEYAFGFITSTVVLQTDKGDEELCSVYVPTNHLYIGDIFLLNSEEIIRPNLSIREGIEIIVSGGMTMPQVIASLDPIPRKSQSIRLNRIMT, encoded by the exons atggcggaggagaaggagtcgACGTCGGTCCCGCTCAGCCAGGCGGCGGAGGCCGTCGACCCCGAGGACCCGGCCAAGTCGCCGCCGCGCCCCAGCTCGCCCACCACCTCCACCCGCAAG GCATGCTGCGCTGTTCTTCAGAGTTGGGTGTCAAGAAAATTTATGACTGGATG TGTGGTTCTTTTTCCTGTGGCTTTCACGTTCTTCATCACATGGTGGTTCGTTCAATTTGTTGATGGGTTTTTCAGCCCACTATATGCAAAACTCGGAGTCAACATATTTG GTCTTGGTTTTCTGACTTCTCTTGCATTCATATTTCTGGCTGGAATATTTGTTTCTTCGTGGTTGGGTTCAACTGTCTTCTGGCTTGGAGAATGGTTTATAAAGAAAATGCCATTTGTAAAGCACATATATTCGGCATCAAAGCAAGTCAGCACTGCCATTTCACCAG ATCAAAATACGACAGCATTTAAAGAAGTTGCAATAATTCGGCATCCACGTGTCGGTGAATACGCCTTCGGATTTATAACATCAACTGTTGTCCTTCAG ACAGACAAAGGTGATGAGGAATTGTGTAGTGTTTATGTGCCGACAAATCATCTATATATTGGTGATATATTCCTGCTGAACTCTGAAGAGATCATCAGACCAAACTTATCCATTCGAGAAGGAATTG AAATTATCGTTTCTGGAGGAATGACCATGCCACAAGTAATTGCATCGCTAGATCCCATCCCAAGGAAGAGCCAGAGCATCCGCCTAAATAGAATAATGACATGA